CTGGTACATACCACCACTAGATCaaaattatcatacatgtatccaAATATTGAACTGAATATCAGTCGATACGGTGCCTCCTGCCATAACAGAACCATGGGGTTAATTCTACTTTTGAATGTTTGATGCAGTCTGTTGCAGTCACATCATGCCATTTAATTTGAATCTAACATTCGTGCGTAAAAAGAGATTGCATTCATTTGATTTGATACACtacattagacatgttagaaatgAAAAACATTCTGCCTCGGCCAGATTGATCTGGCTCTGTCAAGATTACTGTAACCATGACAACTAGCGGCTGAATCGTCTCTAATCTTGCCGAAGTCTGTACGTCATTATGAAAAGGTAATGTGCTGTTGAATAAGAAGGTTACATTGTGCCTGTGGGAATCTCTCACATTATAGAGGCATGAATAAAATCATTTAGCATGTCTTGAATAGAAGAAATGGGATGATCTTTTTACTTATCATGTTGACATTTACTTGCATAACAACAAAATTGAATAATGACTCGTCCATATCGATTATTGATAAAAACTTATTTAGAAATGGAATTAGAAAaaattacttttttatcttatcAAGAATGTGGGAGGTTTGTCAACATATTGCTGTGCAAAAGGCCACCTTTGATGCATTTTGCAAAATTACCTATTTGGCCCTCTCACATGTTCATGTCCACACAATACTTTTGTAAAAAAAGGATTTTGTGTGCATTGACATTATAATTTAATAATGATTTTCTTATGGACATATGATCGTGTAAACACTTATCAACAATGCCCCCATTACTCTAAACTAGGCCATCATTGGCATAGGACTGATGGATTATATATTCTAAAACAGATTTTAGCAAACATAGATagtgtttgaaaaaaatattggtgGTGTTTTgtgtgaaaatatcttgtgtacAGATCTCAGTGATTCAGTATTTGAAACCTGATACTTTCAATGCAGGTAAATGATAAATGAATAGTTTAGAATTGCAAATCCCTTGACCGAATGAAAAAGGACATTGAACAAATGCAAAGATTTTTCTACAATAGCtgttttttatttaaaaatatGTACCCGGTAATTGATAAATGTTTCATATTTTCCTCTTTCAGTTGCTGATACAAAACTACGCCAATGTAAACATTCGTGACATGGACGGTGCCTCACCATGTATGTGGGCTTGTCGTATGGATCACATAAAACATTTCGAATATCTAAGTCGTGTTGAAAATCAGGTGATTGACGAGGCAGATGGGATAGAAAGAGACAATAGTGGTCGAACGTGGATGCATTGGGCAGTACGGAGGGTCGAACCACTCGAGTGTCTAAAAACGTTACTGACGGAACAAACAGCGCCAATTAAAGATGACGATGGGAAGACAGTCATGTTATTAGCAGCTGAGCTTGGTAAGGGTTGTTGTGTAGGCAACTGgcatgaattttgaatttgaacaaAGGCTGGTCGTGTTTAGTGATTAAAAACTCCCCAAATTGGGCATAGATTTGTTTGCAGTTACATGCATTTACTACACCTCTTGATGTAGACTCCAAATGCCTCACCAAAGGCGATGGTAGACTGCAGTTGAAGGCTTTGAGTGAAATGATATATTTACTGAATATCAGTCTGCAATTGAAATTTGTGCGCGTGTGCTTTCGATAAGTGCAGAGGTAAAGTGTATCGTATCATTTGCAAGATTTCTGTCAGGGAAAATGTTCATCAAAATGAACATCAAAATGTTCTTTCAGGGTCTCTTGCTGCATGTAAACTGATCCTGGAGATTGCCGGGAAAGAGTGTATCAATGATCGGGATGATCAGGATCGATCGCCCTTGCATTTATGTGTGATTGGAGGACATGGTGAGGTCGCCAATTATCTGCTGGACAAAGGAGGTGAGAAAAGCAAAGAATTTAGGGAGAGAAGTTTTATTTAGACCTACCGGTATTTATCATCAGCCGCACAATGCAACCTTTTCAATCATTAATTTGTTGATATTTCAAAAGTAGCACTCCTACATGCAGCATATACCAATCATCTTTTGATAGAAACATCATCTACTTGATATTTATAGATCAGTGTTCACGTTGTCATGCATAACCACTAGTTTCTGAAACAGTGACTGACAGTGGGAATctttttattgtatttttggTTAGGTTTTTGCTTAATCCTTCAGGCTTGTGATTGAGAAAGCTGGCCTGTTTAGGAATATCACATCAGCTGGGGTACGCTTCAGTGTACTTGTAATTTTGAAATTCTACTTCGCTTCCAGCTGACCTTGACACTAAGGACAAGTTTAATGCGTCTCCATTGGACTATGCTAGGGGGCGCCAGTTGCATTACTGTTTACTCATACTGGCGTCGCACATGCGTCAACGTGCCCGAGAAGGTCCTGGAAGGACGCCCGACTCCGAGAGAGGCAGTTTCATGAATGGAATACTAACGAGGGTAAGGAGAAGAAGTAGTGCATAAATCTTTTAAAGTGTGGAAACAACACCTTACTGGAGTGAATGACACAGAAAATTTTCCATCCCAGATTTTGCTAACAGTAACAGTTTGAAGTCTTTTCATTCCCCTTGCTGAAgttttagaagttttaacaTAGTGTGCTGCTTGAATTCATATCCCTAGATATCTAGTTGTCTCGTTCCTATTTCAAGATTTATCCTGTTATTGCTAGTTCACTTTAAaagtaccggtacatgtagttcaggCAAATTTCAATTATGGCCCAGGAATCGTGCCTGTAACAACATTGCTTCCTAGTTCCTGATCCTCTTTTGTCATAACAGTTTCCCGTGTGGTGACAGTTTTCTTCTTCACCCTGTAGCGTTTGAGGCGTGTGCATTCCGCACCTAAGATTTATAAGCGGCCAAAGCGGCAAATTTGTTGGGAAAGTGCCAAGCAAACAATACCGTTGCCCCCAATAGTGAGTTGTTTACAAATTGACTAACCATTTGAATGAAGCAGACGatctgatgatttaaggtcatcTGCTGATACTGTTTTGCCAATTTGGGATCAGGGCCACCAATCATACAATTAAAAAATAGAACATAAACAAGTACACAGCATTAATCTGTGTCTGTTGAATGATAAAGGGATGTCGTCTTCTTCAGATGAGATATTTTTTCAGAACCAGAATATCGTTGCAGGGAtctattttgtttttaaaaggGTGGCTTTGATGCCAGTTTTGCAAATGGTATCTTGTGGATGGTGCTCTTTATTTTCTGGTTGAGGAgcacaaatttttttaaaaatcaaaatttctgAATTCTATTGTTGTCATTGAAAGACCGACTCAATGTCATCATTTCATGTTTGGCTAACATTAACACTGCTAACATTGTTTGCAACTAACCATTAACATGATTCAATTTCAGGGCCCATCTGACAGCTTACCATTACATAATAATTTTACGAATGAACCAGATATTCAGCAATGCTATATTGATGGACAAGAACATGAAGTAATTCAAGAAAACATTCATCAAAATGATAGCAGTGACACAAATTTCAGTCCGAATGAAAATAATGACGAAATTATTTGTGATGAAGTTTTTGATGATGTTCATGTTTCCACTGTCCAAAATAGTAGCGAGTCTGAAGGGGACCTGGTTGAGGTGGAGGTTAACGATGTACGTTTAGAAGTAGCAACGGTAACTTTACGTTCATGCTTTGCTTGTTGCAtgcgatttctttcattttctgtcTTCTTTGCCAAATTTATTTTGCAGATTTCCCTATTTTAAACTGATCTGGCACTTAGAATTATATTTTTGTCATGCATGTATGTCTTAAAAAAGCGACTTTtcattctcattctcatttattttttgcttgatttttaaaaaaggccatAACTGAGACTCCCATGGCTTAATTATATCTTTAAAAGTTGATCTATTTCTGTTGATCAGTGCATGTATTTGTCCAACACCCCTCACTTTTCCTTTTTCCCTGCTCAGTGCATGCTGAATGTACCATTGTTTGTTTGTAAATGTTGCATGATAAGTTCATTTTCACAGGACATGTATAGCACCTTTCAGGTCCTGCATTAGAATTTATGTCTTGGGTCAAATGAATTTTCATAAATCCAAACCATTTCACTGTGGTAGACCGGTATTCTTATCCAACATGCAATGATGCATGCTATGGTTGACAAAAATACCTGCCTGATGATATCATGACGCAATGTACTAcaatgcattacattacattcaTTGCCGCTAATGACGCCGTAGAACTGAATAATGTTGAGGAGCGTTAAATGCAGACTGGCTCTGCGTATAGGTGATGTGTTTTCCAGTCATTCAAGTATTTTTGCAACATAAAATTTACTTGATATGCTATTTTTTATGACTTCCTCACAAAAGACCAGATTATGATAAAGCATTGATATCATCTTGTCAAGTTTGTCTTGTTTCACTTCAGGACCCCACCATGATGAGCGACGGTTCCTACAAACCAATCACGCCACCACATCCGCCCAAAGCACCGCCTCCAACCACACCAAGAAATTTCAAGCGCCCCCTGGTGCGATCAAGCAGCCTGTCGAAGAGCGATACATTTGAGAGGAGTGATCTACGCCAGGGATTGGTCGATCGACGGGCGAAAAGTTTGGATGTGAGGGTATGTAACTTTTGCCTGGATGCATTGGATTAAGCCAAAACCTGAAAGCGCAAAGACACATTTCTGAGCGGAGGGTATGCCTAAATATAAGACTGGGTCTTCTAAAGAGTTCATATCAGATATGTTTTATGTGcctatggtatgtaatgtattCTAAACTGCCTTATTCAGGATTATGAGGAGCTCAAAGCTGCCAGGGGTTACTTGGGAACAGACTACGAAGAACCAAAGACAGCCAGGGATGCTGAGATGGAAAGCGAGGAGGATCGTCAGGAACCTGATTACGAATCGCTCGATACGGCACGTTGGGCAAAGGAGGACCGGTTGCCAAATGGCGATATTCAGATGGAAGATGAGCAAGATGATCATACTCTTGTTGAAGACAAGCCAGCAGGTAAGCTTGAGTGAGGATAAACAAGGCCAAGCACACACAGTGTATATAGGACACTGGTGTTTTGTTGTTTGAATTCCTGATAgattaaaaagtaggtcaccaGCTCAAGTGTTAAAGGGGACTTGGCCGTCATTCTCACTGGGTATCAATACTTAGATATTGTTCAAAACTTTTACCGGTAAATACAGAAATGAATACAACTTAAAATTTGCAGGTAACCACCTTAATGGTCAAAATGGTGATGTTGATGAAGGTGTGAGTATAGGTGAGATGGATGTATCAGACTTGGAAGGCGAAGACTCCGACCAAGCCACAGTGATTCACCGGCCCCATGCCCGCCCCAAGCCAGGTCCACCGACGACCATGAAGTTTCAGCCTCATCCACCCCCACAATCACCTAATGCGCCACACCAAGCCCCACCAACCTTTGCCAAACCAcaggtaactacatgtattactgtAAAACACAGAAACTGATTTTAGACTTTCAAAGTAACCGTCTAACTTAATCGAAGATGATTTACTTTAGGAATTGTTGTGAAAAAcaggtaatcatcatcattgttcatTTGTAGGAACCTCCAACGCCAAGAGCTCACCCTCCACCAAAATATGTTGAACGGCCTGAAGAAGAGTATCAAAACGTGTCACCCCCACCGAAGAAAACGCCGCAACCAGTACCTGCTCCACGTGGCATGCCACTGCAGGGACGAATACCCCCACCACGCCATACGTCATCACTTGCTAACCAGGCTCAAAACCAGATGAGGCCAGTACCAAAGCAAGATATACGGCAGAAATCACCGCCTTCGAATAAACTCCGAGGACCGGTGCCAAATCAGAGGTCACATGGCATGATGGATAGACGATCGCCTCATGGGTCACATGAACTAAGTCAGCGGTCATCGAGTCAGGCTTCAAGCCTTGATGTGAATTCACATGAGCTTCATGATGAGGTCACGGATCTGCTGAAACATCCTGCTCAAGGTAAAGCTCTTGAGCGATTTGTACATCATTCGGTCTTAGTAAATCGAATTTGATGGGCCTCCTTTTCCAGTTCTTCCCTATTCTTGAAACATAACCAACCCTGCAAGGTTTACTTGATGCCAAGCAATCTCATCCAGTTACATTTCATCAACCCTGTCTTGTATTCCAGCTCCACTCACTCCCCCAGAGGTGAAACGTAAACCCCCACTACCTCCTCAACTGATGCCTCTGAGTCAGCCTCGCATGCCGGGCAGTCACATCCAGTTACCTCCAGCCAATAAAAGCAACAAgcggaagaagaaaaagaagaaggagcGACAGTCCGATGCTTCCAATGATTTGCCACCGGCAACCAAGGGTTATACTGCTCCCCTACAGCCCCCGCCTTATGGCAACCTGCAACCACAGGTGCGCAGTGCTAGCCTGCACAGACGATCACAGGACCAACTAGGAAGGTGAGCGTCACATTTTACTTTTGATCAAAAGAAGATGTCATGAAGCCCTGAAGTTAGATTGTTGGGGGAACTTTGAATGATGTTCTTATGATGTTCTTCTTCAGATACTCCCAGGAGGAACAGCTACAATACGATGACCACTACACGAATGCCAACCGGCCAGCCGGGCCGCTTCCACCATACTCAAGACAGGGCGACCCGATGAAACAGCCGAGAAATCTTGGCAGGTCTGGGCTGTTCCCTATGGAGAGTGAAGAAAGTCTGGACACTATTGGCACAGATAGTAACACACAAGATAACCAGTTTAACACTCCTGGCATGCCTGGCTTCAGAGGGGGCATGAACTCCTCAAGATATGCTGGTGCTGACCCAATGGGCCCGAAAGAAAGAGGTTCAGGATTTTTATCACCTGTAAGTTCATTTTGAATTGGTCCAAGTAGGCAGTTTTCTCCTTCCAAATTTTCATAGAAATGCTCCTTCCCAGTTGCTGTTATGAACCCTAGTCATAACATTTATGGTTTTGTCAGATTAACTCTTCTCCTTTTGTAATATAGGTGCATAAAAAGCTGggtatataataataatagctTAATTTAGGTGGGGAAAGAACGATAAAAACTCTCTTTGCTTGTCCTTTGATTACACAATATTTTCTGGCACTTCATTACAGATTATTGGCGCTAAAAAACTAAAATCTTAGGCAAGTAGAATGCATGATATGTATACATGATAGTATACACCAAGCGTGTTCTGTACACCGTCACCCTAAATCACAAATTCTGTTTTATTGTTGAAGTTGGTTTGTACATGATTAAATGTACAGATGTTTCTCCAAACTAGTACAGCGAAATCAACTTCACCCCGTTCTCAAATTGTACACCCCTGTGCAAAGGGAGTGAGTGTTGGCACTATGTAGTCTGTACATTGGGGTCTTTTTGTAGTTACTGTCTGTGTAATTGATGTTGTGGTCATACACCAATGCAGTTAAATCTCTTGTTTCTGTACACCTGCCAAATGTGACTCGGGGTTTCATCACCATAAACCTAGTAAACTGTTTCTATCTATTCCTTGGTTTCCTACTGCATTATCTTCAGATTAAGCAGAACTCAGCTACCAAAAAGAAGTAGTTTTAAACTATCCTTCTTCAGAAATCTTTGTGCTTACCTGGTCTCTATTACCAAGCTGTTTTCAATATAGATGAACTGCAAGCAAGGCAAATAGGCCCTATGATTTCATTCCTTTCAGCATGGCATGTGAACCTATTTGACTCAGTACCCAAACgtaaatttcattgaaaaacaatacaaaatCCTGTACCTTCACCCTCCCTAAAACCTCTTTGGTCCCTTTTTCAGGATCGGTCGAGAGGACAGAGGGCCAAGACTGCCAAGTATGAGCTCGAGGAGGAGCCATCCAACGTGCAAGTCGAAGGCCACAAGATGAACTACACTCGCCATCAGAACATGCCGCCTGCTCACCTCTCCCACATTTCACCTCCGCACCTGGCACCACCACCCCATCAGTCTCCCGGAAGGAGATCGGGTGGATACTAGGACTAAGAATGCTTTATATTATGCATACTTTTACTGTCTGCCTTTTGAAGTGAACTAGGGGCTCCCTTACATCCAAGCAACAAATTCAAGGGCAGCTCTGTTGCAACTGCTTAAGGGAATGAAAACCAGCATTGCTGATTGATCTTCTTTTTTTGGTGTTGGCTCTTAATAGGCAGTCATGTGTATCACTCTGCAGTTACTACCATGGCACCATAAGGCCTGGTGACTCCAACTTGTCTTCATTCATTTTAGAAGTTGCCTGTGAGTTGTCCTGTATTAAGTTGCTCTCGTATGTGGCAGGGTTGATGACTTTATTTTCAACCTAGTTTGAATGTATTTGTTCAAACTGATTACTGATTTATGGTTGATTTTACCATTCCCAGTCCATCCAGTTCATATTGTGACTGCAAATTTTAGCAAAAATGTTAATGAAAATTTATGTATTTTTGGCACAAGCATTCCTTTAAGCTCCCTACCATTCCATTTGGAAGACAAAACCAATGTTGGGTTTGGCCAAAGCAAATTCTATTTTCACAAAACTTAGTTTTTAATAACTGCAGGTTGTCTATGCTATTAATTACTACATTGTATTGGGGTGTTGCGATTAATTTGACTGGGCAGGATGTGAatttagatacatgtatgtctgacatgtctgagagaaaattttaaaacacatttttcaggGCTGGCTCCCTGTTATAGTCCATGATGTTTGAGCATTATATGATCTTGCCTTTAGATACATTGTATCAGTATTTTCTAACTGATTCTGCTCCGACATTTGTCATGAAATTTGACCTGAatgccaaaatattttggataAATGTTTGGTCCTGTCCGTCCATGAATTTGTGTGGAGGCCCACAGACACACACACCGTCTCATGATTTTCGACATGCACCGTGACTGTTCGGTACAGGATACTTGTACCACAATGTGTATGTGCTACTTCTTTGTGAATGTCAGTCTTGTTGTAACTTTATTAACCATGTTCCGTCCAAAACTAACCTGTAGATTCAGCCAACCAGTGCCAGGGCTGAAATGAGCCATTTTTTCGTGATCTCTCACTGTTTAGACACACCGCTGTTGTGTTAAATGTAATTGACTTGGggtttttcgagaaaaaaagtTAGATATTTCTTATGACCAAAATTTCTGCATGTACAGCTGCTGCATCATTTTATGAATCATCGGAATTTATTATATGTTCTTTCATAAAACAGTTGCCAATCACAGTGAATATATCCAGTTACAGGCTACACCAGATGCAAAGGATCTTCTACTGAGAGGTGAACACAGAGCATTTCACCACAGTTCATTTGAGAAAAGATGGGGGTGGTCTGTTGTGGCCCTGAATCTGTATATTCACAGTGATTGGTCACCGTGTTTCTCTTTTGAAGAACAAATAGCAGCATGAGGTCATCTTGCCATCACCTGTGATTCTTTGACCAATTCTTGACCTTGATACACCTATACAAGAGCACAAGAATGACAACTTTGATCAGTGCCGTCCAGAAAACTTGTTAAACCAATCCATATAGCTATTTAAGTTGGCTTAATGTACATTGAGATTGTTGAATGATTTACAATTAGAACCACTCAACCAGTATGTTTCTTGTTAGATATGATAAAATAACATATTTATTTACAACGTATATATATTTCACTTAAAACAGTATGATTCACTCATTGAATAGTATAATTCACTAAGTCTCTGTTATAGCATACTGTTGTTTTATATTGTGTACATAGAATTTTTATATATCATGAACTATTTTCATATATCTATTATGTCATGTTTAATACTGAAATAGTCAGGTGTATCTGCATTGTAAATCTTTACTGTGAGGACTACATATTGCCCTATGTATTGGCTTCCCGTGGTTTTCCTTGAAGAAGAGCAACTAATGTCATGTGTACTGTGACTACAATACAAGTCAGTTTTCCTCCTTGAGTAAAATGAATGTCTGTGTCTCGGATTGTATGACCTTGATTGATATGGTCTTAACTGGGTTTACATGATTTGTTAAACAGAAATTGATATTGTTGATAATCGATTCATTTTCACATTATCAGTTttagtgtacatgtagatatattCTCATGTTAAATTTATCAATAGGTTTAGCAAATTTTAGTTATTTTTAGAACATAGTTCCTTGTCTTGGTTTTGTTCCAATTATGTCTCCATCTCCAGTACCTTTTCTTTCACCCACTTTTCCAGTCTTCCAATTTCGCTTCATATTTCAAAGGAAGTTACTTGAATTGATTGTCCCAGGTTTGATATATCTGTCTTCTAAGGTGACTTCAATGAAATCTAAAGTTCAATATGATAATTTCTATTATCCCTTAGTGAAATTCAAACCTTGGCCAATCTGTTTATTTATGGCTTCCTATAGTCTCACATCATCAATTAGTCCAGCAGACAAACATATAGATTCCATTGTTTGGGATCACCAATCACCTCATCTTAGCTGCTAGTTCTTTTGGGGACCTCTTCTTCTCATGCATTCTCAACGTTAGATGGACAGTCCTGTTCTAGTGACAAATGCTGTCTGAATGTGGGAACCAAATGGGATCAGATATATTACAGTAAAACCATGATTGCCATTAATGCCACAGTTATACCTCATGACACTGGAAGGCTGGATTCATTGTATGTGTGGGTTGTTATTCTCTTTATTTTCCAAAACCTGTTTGTAAAAAACGTACATCAATAACTTTTGAAGTTGGAGTGAACACTTATTTGTTCGTATACACCAATGTATACTGAATATCGGTGTTCAACACCAACTTAAAAATCACGCACTCAATACAAACTGGAtgtaaatatatacatgtactatggacCAATACCAGTTTTTTTGTATGATGTTATAACTCTATCAGGATTCCTGCCTCCCTCCTGTCATTGGGAAAATCATTTAGAAATTGTACGACTTTGTAGGTTGACAGTGATAAGAGGTTATTTTTACCTCCTATTTATACAGGAGGGTGTTCTTTTGGAACCACATTTTGTAGAACTAGATTAAAGAAATAAAGAGGATTTTTAAAGATATATGGCATCTTGTTTTGGCTTTGTGGTGTTAATTAGTAGAAGGCTGTGATGCCCTGGACAACTTCATGCAATGTTTAGGACACAGaaggtacatgaacatgtacttgGCATTCGGTGGATCAAAGCATCAATGGTTGGATTCAGTGGCCAGTAAGTACACTGGAACCCTCTATGGATTGTAGGGGTGTCCCTTCCTCTGCACaatttgtttatacatgtacctcagttTGAGGGTTGAGCACTAGAGTGCTCTGTGGACCTAAGGGCATACTCTCCTGTTGATGAATTGTTGAAGTCTTGCAACAAAGGGAAGCTTGGGCAACATGCTAAAGGATCCACAGAAAAACAGGTTGGCATCCAGGATTCCATCCCAAGGCTTCCTGGCTGGAGTTAGACTCGGCCTTGTGGTCAACTGACCAGGTTGGTGGACAAATACATATTCTGCTGATGTGCCCAGTTTTGTATTGCTTTCGTCtccaacatgtacaatgtaatctgAGTACACCGCATAATATCCTTTATGCCAATATGTCACATCAAATGGACCACTTTGAGAATTCAGGTCGGATCTCAACTTCTTTTTGGGGAACTTGTGCTGCAAGTTACAATCCTTGATGAACCATGAACTTCATGAATAGCCAAGATTGACAAAGCGAGAAACCACAACAGATCATGTTAATCAGCACCAAGCTTTATTGAATCATGAATGAATCAACTAAATCATTTCATTGTATTAATTTATACAATTGACAAAATACAAAGTATGAATATGAACAAAATACTGTGTCTGTCCAAGAAAAGAGTCCTATGCATGGCACAGCAGATGGAATCAACTAACAATGATACTAATATGAGACTCGACTGCTATTTTACATTTCATGTACCCTGGCATCAGAGTTTTCACAGAAACCATTCTTAGATAAATATTGTCATGACTGTGTCTCCTTATCTCTGCTGGGTCATGACTGTGTCTCCTTAATCTCTGCTGGGTCTTGTTAAAATGATATTCAAATGACATCGATgagaaggtacatgtattaacatAAATCATTTGAACCTACAGGTATATGGCCAGTTTTCAGCCGTTATAAAGCAATGGCAACGacaaaattcaacaaaaaaattatcAGATGTGATGTGAAAAACAGTATTACAGAACTGGTGCAAAAGCATGGCTAAGGATAAAAAATTTCTATTCGCTTGAGAGGGGTATAAATTACATACAATCTTGCAATGGAATTCACGCGTAAATATCTCAAATCCCTGTGCTATCACAAATGAAAATTCAAGTTTCATAACAAGTTGTCAGAAATTCAATGCAAAAGAATTTAGGATCCATAAAGTTGGTGATCCaaagatagtacatgtacatctaaaaATTGAATGTCTCCTTTGATTTTGGAATGTTTCTTGGATAAAAATTAAGACCTTATAAAAACTACTGTTATAATCTTGTATCAAAAATACTACCCTACAACGATtagtatttacaaatgaaaatataataTTGGTAGAAAGACAGGAAGTCACTTTTTTATCATAGATGggatgaaatatcaaaatacaaaagTCGTTAGGCCGATCGAGGCATTCATCTCGACATTCATCTTGACAGTGCACATATGTCTTAAGACAAGAAGGAGTGGTAACTCCAAAAAGGTCTTCATCATGGGAAGGGCATGTAAATCCTTCAAACAGAATAGAGTTTACACAATTTGCCTAAATGTGTTATTCAGGTTGAACTTCAATATAAAGGGTTATTTTTATCGTCCATTATTCGTTTTATTCACTTGATTGCGATGGATTTCGCCGTCTGATGTCGTCTCCATCCTCACCCAGATCATTCGTGAGAACCTGGAAACACAAAATGATGATATCTATAAATTTACAAGAGACCATTGCTTATAGACTCATCTGACAGACCCTCACTTATTTATCTCATATTAAGCATCAAACtcgttgtgaagagccaggaacttTAGTTCTGAGAAAGTCACGCTGGCTCATCAAGAAAAACAATCGTGGATTCTACCCAGGATCGAACttgggccctattgcatggtagccagcagctATGAGGTATTTACACAAGTTACCAACAAAGACTTTCAAAGGAGGTACAAGGACAAGGGAGATATGTTAACTGTCCACATCTAACATCCTAATATTCAACTGAACAAATGGCACCAAAGcatgatacaaacattttggggatTTGGAGAATGCAAGCTGTGTTTAGAAGCAGCTGACTCAGACCGAGTCAAAAAGCCTTACG
This is a stretch of genomic DNA from Lineus longissimus chromosome 2, tnLinLong1.2, whole genome shotgun sequence. It encodes these proteins:
- the LOC135483113 gene encoding uncharacterized protein LOC135483113 isoform X3, with the translated sequence MTVKRKDFQKTAAYLQEFLLKLNEDAECAELRDALNLALLHMQKYYRALQNRLQDNLSKNGNNTLRSSVRGLSPMTPFRDAPDKFQWKWIDLENPRVSMSMTFDASSSLGNLPMIFHAAKSGDNELIQDLAVKNINVINDVDAIGRTPLMYAVHFEQYESVKCLINLGADVNACAHDGSTSIHRACHDGLSKAADLLIEANCDVQIQDQLGRAPIHWAVVSPAPDCLMLLIQNYANVNIRDMDGASPCMWACRMDHIKHFEYLSRVENQVIDEADGIERDNSGRTWMHWAVRRVEPLECLKTLLTEQTAPIKDDDGKTVMLLAAELGSLAACKLILEIAGKECINDRDDQDRSPLHLCVIGGHGEVANYLLDKGADLDTKDKFNASPLDYARGRQLHYCLLILASHMRQRAREGPGRTPDSERGSFMNGILTRGPSDSLPLHNNFTNEPDIQQCYIDGQEHEVIQENIHQNDSSDTNFSPNENNDEIICDEVFDDVHVSTVQNSSESEGDLVEVEVNDVRLEVATDPTMMSDGSYKPITPPHPPKAPPPTTPRNFKRPLVRSSSLSKSDTFERSDLRQGLVDRRAKSLDVRDYEELKAARGYLGTDYEEPKTARDAEMESEEDRQEPDYESLDTARWAKEDRLPNGDIQMEDEQDDHTLVEDKPAGNHLNGQNGDVDEGVSIGEMDVSDLEGEDSDQATVIHRPHARPKPGPPTTMKFQPHPPPQSPNAPHQAPPTFAKPQEPPTPRAHPPPKYVERPEEEYQNVSPPPKKTPQPVPAPRGMPLQGRIPPPRHTSSLANQAQNQMRPVPKQDIRQKSPPSNKLRGPVPNQRSHGMMDRRSPHGSHELSQRSSSQASSLDVNSHELHDEVTDLLKHPAQAPLTPPEVKRKPPLPPQLMPLSQPRMPGSHIQLPPANKSNKRKKKKKKERQSDASNDLPPATKGYTAPLQPPPYGNLQPQVRSASLHRRSQDQLGRYSQEEQLQYDDHYTNANRPAGPLPPYSRQGDPMKQPRNLGRSGLFPMESEESLDTIGTDSNTQDNQFNTPGMPGFRGGMNSSRYAGADPMGPKERGSGFLSPDRSRGQRAKTAKYELEEEPSNVQVEGHKMNYTRHQNMPPAHLSHISPPHLAPPPHQSPGRRSGGY